In the Granulosicoccus antarcticus IMCC3135 genome, GGTCATCTCCAATATTCTCATGGCCATGGGGATGATGATGCTTTCGCCCACCACCATATCCTTGCCCTTCAAACTGCTACTGTTTGTATTGATAGAAGGCTGGAGCAAACTGGCGCAAGGCCTGGTGCTGTCTTATGTGTGAAGTGTACAAGCGAATCGCTCCTATATGAGCCTGTCTAGCACTCGAGTGTCAATTTCATGCTGAGTTCGGAGATTCTGCAAATCACTCAGCAGGCGTTGTGGCTGGTCATTATTCTGGCTGGTCCTCCCGTTGTGGTAGCCGCGCTGGTGGGCATCCTGATTGCCTTTGTACAGGCGGCGACTCAGCTTCAAGAGCAGACATTTCAATATGCGGCCAAGTTCTTTTCCATTGTTGCCACGATCTTCCTGACGGCCTCATTGATCGGTAGTTCTCTGTACCGTTTCGCTGACAGAATATTCACAGACTTTCCCATGTTGGTAGGGTGAAGGTGACACAATTCGATAGCTTATGTGATATTGCTCTTACAGGTGGGTTTCATGGACTCGGCTGAGCTTTTCCGTCTATTGGCTGACAATCTCATCGTCTTGTCATTGTCGGCGATGCGTGTCTCTGTTGCCTTCCTGTTGATGCCACTGTTCAGTAAGGAAGGTGTGCCGGTGATGGTGCGCAACTCCATGTTTCTGTCGATGGCCTTGCTTAGTGTTTTGCTTCAACCCAGTGCGCAGTTCGATCAGTTCAGCACGACAATGTGGCTTGGCCTGTTTGCCAAGGAGGCACTGATAGGCTCGATCATCGGCGTGTTTTTTGGATTTTTCCTGTGGGCCTTCGAAGCTGCAGGGGTGGTCATCGATATGCAGATCGGTGCCTCGTTTGCGCTGTTTTTCGACCCGGTGGTCGGTAATGAAGTCACCCTGACAGGTGAAATACTGAGTCGTTTCGCTAGTTATATGTTTCTGGCCAGTGGTGGGTTGATGCTGATGACGGGGGTCTTGCTGGAAAGCTTTGCAATCTGGCCGCTGGTGAAGCCCATCGCCAGCCTGAGGATGGCATCTATCGCATTGTTCCAAGCAGAAATGTCACACTTCATGAGCCTGACACTGCGTATTTGCGGACCGATTATGGCCGTGGTATTTGTGATTGATGTGTCAATGGGCTTGATCAATCGATTTGCTCAGCAGTTCAATGTGTACTTCCTGTCCATGTCGATCAAGTCAATCACCACCATCCTGATGATCATCATTCTGTTGCCATTTCTGGTGGGTGTCATCGTTGACGAAATGCAGATGCAAGTAGCCAACATGCCAGGCTATCTGAAGGCTGTTCTGACCCCGTAGACCTTTCTAAAACGGGCGATTGCTGATCTGGTTGAGTAGACTTTCAGATTGCAGAGCATGTAGGAAGGCTTCGACAACAGGAGTATGCAAATCCTCGGGTGCCGCTATTTGCCAGATTTGTGTCATGTCGATCAAACCGGCGCGAGTCTGCTTGGACAAAGAACCTCCCATAGGATCCTCTGCATCGGAAATCAGCTTTTGACAATAAAGCTGCTTCGCATTGGAATTCGATGACACCAGTGATAGCAGGCTATTCAGAATGATGGAGAACTGCTGCTGGGACATGGGTGTCTCAGTGCTGGGTTGGGCATACCAGGCACAGACAAACTCGATGGGACCTAGGCGACGACTCTGGCCAAAGGCGCTGTCGCCGGTATAGCTGCTGGAACCCCAGGCTGCCAGCTTTCCCGACGGTAAGCGGCCTGTTTGCAGACAGTTGACCAGAGTGCTCGCCATGATGCTACGTGCCTCGTCGTCGGCGTACTCGTCGATAACGTGCAGTATCTGCAAAAAGGCTGGATACAGTCTGTCGCCTAGTTTTACACAGACAGACTCCAGCAATTCGATGCGCTCTTCCTTGTCGTCCAGGGAGCAGAGCCCCGAAATCAAGTCTTGCGCAGCGGCATGCCAGTCAGGATTTTTCTTCAGAACGAAAGGTTCAACCTCAGTGCCAGTGTCAAATTGTTGCTCGAAATCAGGCACCGATATGAGACAGGATATGGCTTGCAATGGCCTCTGGCCCAACCCCTTGGAGGTTCGGGTTCAGACTGGTATCAATAGTGCGCAAGCCGGAATGGCTGCCGGGCAGAAACCAGCCAGGATCCGAAGAGTCTGTAGGGTTCTGATACGCGTCTTCATCAATCGACGTACGCGATTGTATCTGGTCCAGAACGCTTGTCGAACGATTTGTAAGGGGCCCAACCATCCTGATCTCCTGTGGTTACGCGTAATTCTAGCGAAGTACGGCCTGTGCGTATATAGGTAAAAACCCTAGTGGCGTGTCACAGAAAGTGAACAACTGTGGTCATTCCATAACAGCCCACTGGTTGTGGGCCGGGTACGTAAAATCGTTTCATTGCTCAACGAAACAATGTAACCGCTGTCATCGATACGGCCGGAAAGTAAGTCACCAGGCCAAGCATCGTAATAGCCGCCAGATACAGCATCCCCATTTTGCGAGCAATGGATAAAACGTCCACCCCAGAGATGCGTGAGGCAACGTACAACGTGGCGCCAACCGGTGGAGTAAACAGACCAACGGCAACATTACAGGTCATGATGACGCCCAGGTGGACTGGATCTACGCCAAAACTCATGGCGGTAGGCAAGAACAAAGGTGCGGTGAGCAGGATAGCGGGTACCGGGTCGAGTACCAGACCGAGTACGAGGAGGACCACATTGACCAATAGCAGAAAGACGGCGTTGTTCGATGAAAAATCCTGAACGAAAGAGACCAGAATCTGCGGCATCTGCTCTAGAGTGATCA is a window encoding:
- the sctS gene encoding type III secretion system export apparatus subunit SctS — protein: MLSSEILQITQQALWLVIILAGPPVVVAALVGILIAFVQAATQLQEQTFQYAAKFFSIVATIFLTASLIGSSLYRFADRIFTDFPMLVG
- the sctT gene encoding type III secretion system export apparatus subunit SctT; the protein is MDSAELFRLLADNLIVLSLSAMRVSVAFLLMPLFSKEGVPVMVRNSMFLSMALLSVLLQPSAQFDQFSTTMWLGLFAKEALIGSIIGVFFGFFLWAFEAAGVVIDMQIGASFALFFDPVVGNEVTLTGEILSRFASYMFLASGGLMLMTGVLLESFAIWPLVKPIASLRMASIALFQAEMSHFMSLTLRICGPIMAVVFVIDVSMGLINRFAQQFNVYFLSMSIKSITTILMIIILLPFLVGVIVDEMQMQVANMPGYLKAVLTP
- a CDS encoding TRAP transporter large permease subunit; translation: MGILFLQGEEDVNLGGIFSGWLITLEQMPQILVSFVQDFSSNNAVFLLLVNVVLLVLGLVLDPVPAILLTAPLFLPTAMSFGVDPVHLGVIMTCNVAVGLFTPPVGATLYVASRISGVDVLSIARKMGMLYLAAITMLGLVTYFPAVSMTAVTLFR